A part of Candidatus Eisenbacteria bacterium genomic DNA contains:
- a CDS encoding response regulator transcription factor yields the protein MQKKILIVEDEEGLLDGLAHNFRYDGYEVLTAKNGQEGLRLALRQKPDAVLLDIMLPEKDGFTVLKELRQRHRDIPVLVMTARNFEADVVKGFDLGADDYITKPFSSKELMARVKRLVARGPMNTGAPATTIYAFGDVEVRFEPREVYKTGKQVALSFKEFELLKYLIEHRGRTVSREELLEEIWGVDEELGVTTRTVDTHVSNLRSKLGEGFEKPFIVAVHKVGYKFVEPA from the coding sequence ATGCAGAAGAAGATCCTCATCGTCGAGGACGAAGAGGGCCTGCTCGACGGACTCGCGCACAACTTCCGTTACGACGGCTACGAGGTCCTCACGGCGAAGAACGGGCAGGAGGGCCTTCGGCTCGCGCTCCGGCAGAAGCCGGACGCCGTGCTGCTCGACATCATGCTCCCCGAGAAGGACGGCTTCACCGTCCTCAAGGAGCTGCGGCAGCGGCACCGCGACATCCCGGTGCTGGTGATGACCGCCCGCAACTTCGAGGCGGACGTCGTCAAGGGCTTCGACCTGGGGGCGGACGACTACATCACCAAGCCGTTCAGCAGCAAGGAACTGATGGCGCGCGTCAAGCGCCTCGTCGCCCGCGGCCCCATGAACACGGGGGCGCCCGCGACGACCATCTACGCCTTCGGCGACGTCGAAGTCCGCTTCGAGCCGCGCGAGGTCTACAAGACGGGGAAGCAGGTCGCGCTCTCGTTCAAGGAGTTCGAGCTGCTCAAGTACCTGATCGAGCACCGCGGCCGCACGGTCAGCCGCGAGGAGCTGCTCGAGGAGATCTGGGGCGTGGACGAGGAACTCGGGGTCACGACGCGCACCGTGGACACGCACGTCTCCAACCTGCGCAGCAAGCTCGGTGAGGGCTTCGAGAAGCCCTTCATCGTCGCGGTGCACAAGGTCGGCTACAAGTTCGTCGAGCCCGCCTGA
- a CDS encoding VOC family protein, whose translation MQGLWTIIGVRDVPRSVAWYQRLLGQPAARPAHDYFGQVFDADGTVLLCLHRWGDHGHPSLASPDRAEPGNGLLLFFRVEAFDQALDRARGLVAALEAEPGVNPNTGTVEFALRDPDGYHVTVSALSTD comes from the coding sequence ATGCAGGGCTTGTGGACGATCATCGGAGTCAGGGACGTTCCTCGTAGCGTTGCCTGGTATCAGCGGCTTCTGGGGCAGCCGGCCGCGCGGCCGGCGCATGACTATTTCGGGCAGGTCTTCGACGCGGATGGAACCGTCCTGCTCTGTCTCCACCGCTGGGGCGACCACGGTCACCCATCCCTCGCCAGCCCTGACCGCGCGGAACCTGGCAATGGACTGCTTCTCTTCTTCCGCGTGGAGGCCTTTGATCAGGCGCTGGATCGCGCACGCGGCCTTGTCGCGGCGCTCGAGGCGGAGCCTGGCGTCAATCCGAACACGGGCACCGTGGAGTTCGCGCTGCGAGACCCCGATGGGTACCACGTCACGGTCAGCGCGCTTTCCACGGACTAG
- a CDS encoding AsmA family protein — MNATPSKSSPARALLVAAGVVVALVAVAWIALAVLLPPARVKALVESQMKTALRREARFEGASVGLFPPVRLTVRKFELAEPGGFAEGSALSTRSIDLDLDVFALLGRKVKVRRLAIVEPELHVVLRANGTTNLDSLGAPPKPGAPAPAMDLDVRTFAIRDGRVLLDDVAAGRRTAFQLGTTTSLATEGGGARVATEGETEISDLAFGPLSAARMSDLNQGLAKLVFKLEHKGKFDAKQNRLALEKLALELGRTQLALSGLVDDVGPKARYDLRARGDGVDFGQVLAWVAVADAKAVKGVSGRGRMAFDLAAKGGAPAPGAAAALPELKGWLTVKDAAFKYAGAPVGVEGLSFTTRFAPDTVSIPDLAATVSGQPVRAAFRARRLADPIVDFAVRGNVDLAAIAPMLAAPGTKLAGRANVDVRGSGRAKDPGAIALDGRAELKDVSVEAKDLPRKVEGVNGVVLLSPQRAAVQHLTAKAGASSFTLDATVTRPLALMAKPDSVPPAGVQFEFRSPHLDLAELLPTTPGAPFLPNAKGGGHVSIARLRQGKLDVRGVDAQVALAPAALESPAFSLRGYGGTVTGSAKFDLRDTRRPVFEVKSKVADVQADSLLSAWTPARDLLRGTLSTDLTFAGAGSEPADLKKTLTLMGLAALSQGQLGPGPALQAVADLVKIPQLKEVKFKDLKLPLRVENGRLYTDAVTISGASGEWNLSGAIGFDGTLDYAVSVTLPPEVVAAVNAKSALAAGALADDKGRMLLDLHVGGTAKAPRVAWDTRAMRDRLAGRASQALAEQRAKIEGEAKAAAAQALQQKLGLAADSTKGTAQQQLEAARDSLKKAAGSAVDRFFGGFGKKKESPAVTPAPADSDTTGR, encoded by the coding sequence ATGAACGCCACTCCTTCGAAGTCCTCGCCGGCCCGCGCGCTGCTCGTCGCCGCGGGCGTCGTCGTCGCTCTCGTCGCGGTCGCCTGGATCGCGCTCGCCGTCCTGCTGCCGCCCGCGCGCGTCAAGGCGCTCGTCGAATCGCAGATGAAGACCGCCCTGCGGCGCGAGGCGCGCTTCGAAGGTGCCTCGGTCGGGCTGTTCCCGCCGGTGCGGCTGACCGTGAGGAAGTTCGAGCTGGCCGAGCCCGGGGGCTTCGCGGAAGGCTCGGCGCTCTCGACGCGCTCGATCGATCTGGACCTCGACGTCTTCGCGCTGCTCGGCCGGAAGGTGAAGGTCCGCCGGCTCGCGATCGTCGAGCCGGAGCTGCACGTCGTCCTGCGCGCGAACGGCACCACGAACCTCGACAGCCTCGGCGCGCCGCCGAAGCCCGGCGCGCCCGCGCCGGCGATGGACCTCGACGTGCGCACGTTCGCGATCCGCGACGGCCGCGTGCTGCTCGACGACGTCGCGGCCGGGCGCCGCACCGCGTTCCAGCTCGGCACGACGACCTCGCTCGCCACCGAAGGCGGCGGCGCGCGCGTCGCGACCGAAGGCGAGACCGAGATCTCGGACCTCGCGTTCGGGCCGCTCTCGGCGGCGCGCATGTCGGACCTGAACCAGGGCCTCGCGAAGCTGGTCTTCAAGCTCGAACACAAGGGCAAGTTCGACGCGAAGCAGAACCGGCTCGCGCTCGAGAAGCTGGCGCTCGAGCTCGGCCGCACGCAGCTGGCGCTCTCGGGGCTCGTGGACGACGTCGGCCCGAAGGCGCGCTACGACCTGCGCGCGAGGGGCGACGGCGTGGACTTCGGGCAGGTGCTGGCGTGGGTGGCCGTCGCCGACGCGAAGGCGGTGAAGGGCGTCTCGGGCCGCGGCAGGATGGCGTTCGACCTCGCCGCGAAGGGCGGGGCCCCGGCGCCGGGCGCCGCGGCGGCGCTGCCGGAGCTGAAAGGCTGGCTCACCGTGAAGGACGCGGCTTTCAAGTACGCCGGCGCGCCCGTGGGCGTCGAGGGCCTGAGCTTCACGACGCGCTTCGCGCCCGACACGGTTTCGATTCCCGACCTCGCGGCGACCGTCTCGGGCCAGCCGGTGCGCGCGGCGTTCCGCGCCCGGCGGCTCGCCGATCCGATCGTGGATTTCGCCGTTCGCGGCAACGTGGACCTCGCCGCGATCGCACCGATGCTGGCCGCGCCGGGTACGAAGCTCGCCGGCCGCGCGAACGTGGACGTGCGCGGCAGCGGCCGCGCGAAGGACCCGGGCGCGATCGCGCTCGACGGCCGCGCGGAGCTCAAGGACGTGAGCGTCGAGGCGAAGGACCTGCCGAGGAAGGTCGAGGGCGTGAACGGCGTCGTGCTGCTCTCGCCGCAGCGCGCGGCGGTGCAGCACCTGACCGCGAAGGCGGGCGCTTCGTCGTTCACGCTCGACGCCACGGTCACGCGCCCGCTCGCGCTCATGGCGAAGCCCGACTCGGTGCCGCCGGCGGGCGTGCAGTTCGAGTTCCGCTCGCCACACCTGGACCTCGCCGAACTGCTGCCGACGACGCCGGGCGCGCCGTTCCTGCCCAACGCGAAGGGCGGCGGGCACGTGAGCATCGCCCGGCTCCGGCAGGGCAAGCTCGACGTGCGGGGCGTGGACGCGCAGGTCGCGCTCGCGCCCGCGGCCCTCGAATCGCCGGCGTTTTCGCTGCGGGGCTACGGCGGCACGGTCACCGGCAGCGCGAAGTTCGACCTGCGCGATACGCGGCGGCCGGTGTTCGAGGTCAAGAGCAAGGTGGCGGACGTGCAGGCCGACTCGCTCCTTTCGGCGTGGACTCCGGCGCGCGACCTGCTGCGCGGCACGCTCAGCACCGACCTGACGTTCGCGGGCGCGGGCAGCGAGCCGGCGGACCTGAAGAAGACGCTGACGCTGATGGGCCTCGCGGCGCTCTCGCAGGGCCAGCTCGGGCCCGGTCCGGCGCTGCAGGCGGTCGCCGACCTGGTGAAGATCCCGCAGCTGAAGGAGGTGAAGTTCAAGGACCTCAAGCTCCCGCTGCGGGTCGAGAACGGCCGCCTGTACACCGACGCGGTGACGATCTCGGGCGCGAGCGGCGAATGGAATCTTTCGGGCGCGATCGGCTTCGACGGCACGCTCGATTACGCGGTCAGCGTCACGCTGCCGCCCGAGGTGGTGGCGGCGGTGAACGCGAAGTCGGCGCTCGCGGCCGGGGCGCTCGCCGACGACAAGGGCCGCATGCTGCTCGACCTGCACGTCGGCGGCACGGCGAAGGCGCCGCGCGTCGCGTGGGACACGCGCGCCATGCGCGACCGGCTCGCGGGCCGGGCGTCGCAGGCGCTCGCCGAGCAGCGCGCGAAGATCGAAGGCGAGGCGAAGGCGGCCGCCGCGCAGGCGCTGCAGCAGAAGCTCGGGCTTGCCGCCGACAGCACGAAGGGCACGGCGCAGCAGCAGCTCGAGGCGGCGCGTGACAGCCTGAAGAAGGCCGCGGGCTCGGCCGTGGACCGTTTCTTCGGCGGCTTCGGGAAGAAGAAGGAGTCGCCCGCGGTCACGCCGGCGCCGGCCGACAGCGATACGACGGGACGCTAG
- a CDS encoding bifunctional 4-hydroxy-2-oxoglutarate aldolase/2-dehydro-3-deoxy-phosphogluconate aldolase translates to MTPVHAAVFATLTEHRLVSVIRAARPEWAYEAAKAVIRGGIQLVEITYSVPDAPAVMAKLRGENATIGAGTVLTPTEAHAALEAGARFLIAPNLSPAVAAVALESGVLYCPGSYTTTEIVAAREQGAHVVKVYPVGVAGGPDYIRIIRDPLPHIPYLAAGGTNLGNVGPFLDAGCVGVGLGASLADPALAAAGRFDEIEARARAFVALIGKRRAGATA, encoded by the coding sequence ATGACCCCCGTCCACGCCGCCGTCTTCGCCACGCTGACCGAGCACCGGCTGGTTTCGGTGATCCGCGCCGCGCGCCCCGAGTGGGCGTACGAGGCGGCGAAGGCCGTGATCCGCGGCGGCATCCAGTTGGTCGAGATCACGTACTCGGTGCCCGACGCGCCCGCGGTGATGGCGAAGTTGCGCGGCGAGAACGCGACGATCGGCGCGGGCACGGTGCTCACGCCGACCGAGGCGCACGCGGCGCTCGAGGCGGGGGCGCGCTTCCTCATCGCGCCCAACCTCTCGCCGGCGGTGGCGGCGGTCGCGCTCGAGTCGGGCGTCCTCTACTGCCCGGGCTCCTACACGACCACCGAGATCGTGGCCGCGCGCGAGCAGGGCGCGCACGTGGTGAAGGTCTATCCGGTCGGCGTCGCGGGCGGGCCCGACTACATCCGGATCATCCGCGACCCGCTGCCGCACATCCCGTACCTGGCCGCGGGCGGCACGAACCTCGGCAACGTCGGGCCGTTCCTCGACGCCGGCTGCGTCGGCGTCGGGCTCGGGGCGTCGCTCGCCGACCCGGCGCTCGCCGCCGCGGGCCGCTTCGACGAGATCGAGGCGCGCGCCCGCGCGTTCGTCGCGCTCATCGGGAAGCGCCGCGCCGGGGCGACCGCGTGA
- the rsmA gene encoding ribosomal RNA small subunit methyltransferase A produces the protein MGGRPKLGRRHSRASEYIRERAASEGSEARRVKDALAARGLAPRKRFGQNFLVREDLAERIVEHGRLHEDDVVVEIGPGAGALTPRIARRVRALVAVEKDAGLAAFLREDLEGWARVEVVEADFLEFDLASVAERHGAEKLVVIGNIPYNVTTPILERLFEQRRVVRSAVLLVQKEYAERLAAAAGSPEYGSLTLFARYHALLEPLMNIRASAFWPRPDVDSMLIRALLRETPPVEASEDLLFRIIRGAFQQRRKQLANTLEGSLGLERGGVERLGAIAGVDLRRRGETLTLEEFAKLARAAAERA, from the coding sequence ATGGGTGGCCGGCCGAAGTTGGGGCGGAGGCATTCGCGGGCTTCCGAGTACATTCGTGAACGGGCGGCTTCCGAGGGCAGCGAGGCGCGGCGGGTCAAGGACGCGCTGGCGGCGCGCGGGCTGGCGCCTCGAAAGCGGTTCGGGCAGAACTTCCTCGTCCGCGAGGATCTCGCCGAGCGCATCGTCGAGCACGGCCGGCTGCACGAGGACGACGTCGTGGTCGAGATCGGGCCGGGGGCGGGCGCGCTCACGCCGCGCATTGCCCGGCGCGTTCGCGCGCTCGTCGCGGTCGAGAAGGACGCGGGGCTCGCCGCGTTCCTGCGCGAGGATCTCGAGGGCTGGGCGCGCGTCGAGGTCGTCGAGGCGGACTTCCTCGAGTTCGACCTCGCGTCGGTGGCGGAACGGCATGGCGCGGAGAAGCTGGTCGTCATCGGCAACATTCCGTACAACGTCACGACGCCGATCCTCGAGCGGCTGTTCGAACAGCGGCGGGTGGTGCGCTCGGCGGTGCTGCTCGTGCAGAAGGAGTACGCCGAGCGGCTCGCGGCCGCCGCGGGCAGCCCGGAGTACGGTTCGCTGACGTTGTTCGCGCGCTACCATGCGCTGCTCGAGCCGCTCATGAACATCCGCGCGTCGGCGTTCTGGCCGCGCCCGGACGTGGACTCGATGCTGATCCGCGCGCTGCTGCGCGAGACGCCGCCGGTCGAGGCGTCCGAGGATCTGCTGTTCCGCATCATTCGCGGCGCGTTTCAGCAGCGCCGCAAGCAGCTCGCGAACACGCTCGAAGGCTCGCTGGGGCTGGAGCGCGGGGGCGTCGAGCGGCTCGGGGCGATCGCCGGCGTGGACCTGCGCCGGCGGGGCGAGACGCTCACGCTCGAGGAGTTCGCGAAGCTGGCCCGCGCGGCGGCGGAACGCGCCTGA
- a CDS encoding glycogen debranching enzyme N-terminal domain-containing protein: MLCSRAMFDGSNALPAFAAAATREWLLSDGLGGYAAGTLSGAPSRRAHVLLSAPAAAGTLAALLVRFEEKLQLGSDSHELSASWWARPGGAPVAREGAYAALVAFAREPWPAWTWRFGDAVIERSLRLVEGHHALVASWTLREGGPARLSVAPLLAARDPLALQRESPEFGGAMQGIPGRVSIGTLPGLPGVTLWHNGVFMPARGWAHGIAYPLDAADGDDGDPAGEGEDAFRPGWVQAALGAPGAALHLVLSSEEALFRALAAEMRLGAPPARTLADCVAALDGAARARHDSRRRTALAGADYTARQAASARGGAGELAARRTSPFVDAGDPLVATLAAQVRDALVTRHGRLTLVGAWPERVERGADVLRAAAALVSLRDFDAARGIARGYLEYLDEGLAPEGFDPADGAPRYGSPEPSLWLIHLVDLLARRGEGTAGHDEFLRGTAWPALEQVLQHLRAGARDGVRCDHEGFLWCGDGARARAAAGTNALWYHALVAMAQLARWVGRRENAAFYLAWAHELQRSFVERFWDEEAGCLFEALTPGGVVRGLSAPQLWAAGLPPALLPLPLARRLLRTVDRELIARGGLFDRPGDGEPRGEWLGTWVSAMLRVLAREPGEQAPVYARLERVVAHVRERGVLPGGVPGRRFSTLAAAIMLRAWIEDADREALTAPSPAL, encoded by the coding sequence GTGCTATGTTCCCGCGCGATGTTCGACGGATCGAACGCACTCCCCGCATTCGCCGCCGCGGCCACCCGTGAATGGCTGCTCTCCGACGGCCTCGGCGGCTACGCCGCCGGCACGCTGTCGGGCGCTCCATCGCGGCGTGCGCACGTGCTGCTCTCGGCGCCGGCCGCCGCCGGCACGCTCGCCGCGCTGCTGGTGCGCTTCGAGGAAAAGCTCCAGCTCGGCTCCGACTCGCACGAGCTGTCCGCATCGTGGTGGGCGCGCCCGGGCGGCGCGCCGGTCGCGCGCGAGGGCGCGTACGCCGCCCTCGTTGCGTTCGCGCGCGAACCCTGGCCGGCGTGGACGTGGCGGTTCGGCGACGCCGTGATCGAGCGGTCCCTGCGGCTGGTCGAGGGGCACCACGCGCTCGTCGCCTCGTGGACGCTGCGCGAGGGCGGACCGGCGCGGCTGAGCGTCGCGCCGCTGCTGGCGGCGCGCGACCCGCTCGCGCTGCAGCGCGAGAGCCCGGAGTTCGGCGGCGCCATGCAGGGCATTCCCGGCCGGGTGAGCATCGGGACGCTGCCGGGTCTTCCGGGCGTGACGCTGTGGCACAACGGCGTCTTCATGCCCGCGCGCGGCTGGGCGCACGGCATCGCCTATCCGCTCGACGCCGCCGACGGCGACGACGGCGATCCGGCCGGCGAGGGCGAGGACGCCTTCCGCCCGGGCTGGGTGCAGGCCGCGCTCGGCGCACCCGGAGCCGCGCTCCACCTGGTGCTGTCTTCCGAGGAGGCGCTCTTCCGCGCGCTCGCGGCCGAGATGCGACTCGGCGCTCCGCCCGCACGCACGCTCGCCGACTGCGTGGCCGCGCTCGACGGCGCCGCGCGCGCGCGCCACGATTCGCGGCGGCGCACGGCGCTCGCGGGCGCCGACTACACCGCCCGCCAGGCGGCCTCGGCGCGCGGCGGCGCGGGCGAGCTGGCGGCCCGCCGGACCTCGCCGTTCGTGGACGCGGGCGATCCGCTCGTCGCCACGCTCGCGGCGCAGGTGCGCGACGCGCTCGTCACGCGCCACGGCCGGCTCACGCTAGTCGGCGCATGGCCCGAACGCGTGGAGCGCGGCGCCGACGTGCTGCGCGCCGCCGCCGCGCTCGTCTCGCTGCGGGACTTCGACGCCGCGCGCGGGATCGCGCGCGGCTACCTCGAGTACCTCGACGAGGGGCTCGCGCCCGAAGGCTTCGATCCCGCCGACGGCGCGCCGCGTTACGGCAGCCCCGAGCCGTCGCTGTGGCTCATCCATCTCGTGGACCTGCTGGCGCGGCGCGGCGAAGGCACGGCCGGGCACGACGAGTTCCTGCGCGGCACGGCGTGGCCGGCGCTCGAGCAGGTGCTGCAGCACCTGCGCGCCGGGGCGCGCGACGGCGTGCGCTGCGACCACGAGGGCTTCCTGTGGTGCGGCGACGGCGCGCGAGCGCGCGCGGCGGCCGGAACGAACGCGCTCTGGTACCACGCGCTGGTCGCCATGGCGCAGCTCGCGCGGTGGGTCGGCAGGCGCGAGAACGCGGCCTTCTACCTCGCGTGGGCGCACGAGCTGCAGCGCAGCTTCGTCGAGCGCTTCTGGGACGAGGAGGCCGGCTGCCTGTTCGAGGCGCTGACCCCCGGCGGCGTCGTTCGCGGACTGTCGGCGCCGCAACTGTGGGCCGCGGGGCTTCCGCCCGCGCTGCTGCCCCTGCCGCTCGCGCGCAGGCTGCTGCGAACCGTGGACCGCGAGCTGATCGCACGCGGCGGGCTCTTCGACCGCCCGGGCGACGGCGAGCCGCGCGGCGAATGGCTCGGCACCTGGGTCTCGGCGATGCTGCGCGTGCTCGCGCGCGAGCCCGGCGAGCAGGCGCCGGTCTACGCGCGTCTCGAGCGCGTCGTGGCGCACGTCCGCGAGCGCGGCGTGCTGCCGGGCGGGGTGCCGGGCCGGCGCTTCTCGACGCTCGCGGCGGCGATCATGCTGCGCGCCTGGATCGAGGACGCGGACCGCGAGGCGCTGACCGCTCCGAGCCCCGCGCTCTAG
- a CDS encoding HAMP domain-containing histidine kinase, with product MNARPESAVTHSRQRKLALLVGAVAVPALLLAIVASALTLRVGRQVRADSARYNAYLASRVAESFEFELLAQLREAVMPAENVAQLGGPPEAIVAALASRSSRFEAPVFVPVSEMDNLSIIMVESNMLLFGEDPSGRHDHPFAAVVLKGPRGDVIGAGGWWFNPRAFLAANLANVVRDRLGTGTNIYGGLESTRNLSLQVFDREGHEVVRLRTPGPEGSARSADLSGPFGHYSVRVAATENSPAAVAQRFVIAQMLFIGLMTTVLLGATVVGVRYMLRQMELVRVKSSFVSNVTHELKTPIAVIRLAGETLEMGRFRSPEEEEKYLRAILRETDRLTQLVDNILDFSKLESGQQVLRLVPIRVDELVANVLESFRLRLEDGGFQWQVDVPQGLPRIQADAIALQHCLLNLLDNAVKYSRERKEIRIVARAREDMVSIAVGDRGIGIGADDLPRIFEKFVRVETGLVHTVKGAGLGLSLVDQIVRAHHGRVEVASTPGEGSIFTMLIPVSVAGNSSPQEAVR from the coding sequence ATGAACGCCCGCCCGGAGTCCGCCGTCACGCACTCGCGCCAGCGCAAGCTGGCGCTGCTCGTCGGCGCGGTCGCGGTGCCCGCGCTGCTGCTGGCGATCGTGGCCTCGGCGCTCACGCTGCGCGTCGGCCGGCAGGTGCGGGCCGACAGCGCGCGCTACAACGCCTACCTCGCCTCGCGGGTCGCGGAATCGTTCGAGTTCGAGCTGCTGGCGCAGTTGCGCGAGGCGGTGATGCCGGCGGAGAACGTCGCGCAGCTCGGCGGCCCGCCCGAGGCCATCGTCGCGGCGCTGGCGAGCCGCTCGAGCCGGTTCGAGGCGCCGGTCTTCGTGCCCGTGAGCGAAATGGACAACCTGTCCATCATCATGGTCGAGTCGAACATGCTGCTGTTCGGCGAGGATCCGAGCGGCCGTCACGACCACCCGTTCGCGGCCGTCGTCCTCAAGGGACCCCGGGGCGACGTCATCGGCGCCGGCGGCTGGTGGTTCAATCCGCGCGCCTTCCTCGCCGCGAATCTGGCCAACGTCGTGCGCGACCGCCTGGGCACGGGCACGAACATCTACGGCGGCCTCGAGTCCACGCGCAACCTGAGCCTGCAGGTGTTCGATCGCGAAGGACACGAGGTGGTGCGGCTGCGGACGCCCGGTCCCGAGGGCAGCGCCCGCAGCGCCGATCTCTCGGGGCCCTTCGGGCACTACTCGGTGCGCGTGGCCGCGACCGAGAACTCGCCGGCGGCGGTGGCGCAGCGATTCGTGATCGCGCAGATGCTGTTCATCGGCCTGATGACGACGGTGCTGCTGGGCGCGACCGTCGTGGGCGTGCGCTACATGCTGCGCCAGATGGAGCTGGTGCGGGTCAAGTCCAGCTTCGTCTCGAACGTCACGCACGAGCTCAAGACGCCGATCGCGGTCATCCGCCTGGCGGGCGAGACGCTCGAAATGGGACGCTTCCGCAGCCCGGAGGAGGAGGAGAAGTACCTGCGCGCGATCCTCCGCGAGACCGACCGGCTGACGCAGCTGGTGGACAACATCCTCGATTTCTCGAAGCTGGAATCGGGACAGCAGGTGCTGCGCCTCGTCCCGATCCGCGTGGACGAACTGGTCGCGAACGTGCTGGAGAGTTTCCGCCTGCGGCTCGAGGACGGCGGGTTCCAGTGGCAGGTGGACGTGCCGCAGGGGCTGCCGCGCATCCAGGCGGACGCCATCGCCCTGCAGCACTGCCTGCTGAACCTGCTGGACAATGCCGTGAAGTATTCCCGGGAGCGCAAGGAAATCCGGATCGTGGCCCGGGCCCGCGAGGACATGGTCAGCATCGCGGTGGGGGACAGGGGAATCGGCATCGGCGCCGACGATTTGCCGCGCATCTTCGAGAAGTTCGTCCGCGTCGAAACGGGACTGGTGCACACCGTGAAGGGCGCCGGGCTCGGGCTTTCGCTTGTGGATCAGATCGTCCGCGCGCATCATGGCCGCGTCGAAGTCGCCAGCACCCCGGGCGAAGGCAGCATTTTCACGATGCTGATCCCGGTTTCGGTGGCCGGCAATTCCTCCCCGCAGGAAGCGGTCCGCTAG
- a CDS encoding divergent polysaccharide deacetylase family protein, with translation MSKRRPARKKTGRAPLVLGLVTVLALLLFGGGELWSFVRSDTGRFLIWRHLHLGDRAHAIRIVGRHAREGLAAAGVPAARVRELASSSTGGPPVRWRVELERGESPTQVNFAVTEAVEKLGAEVLSAREERGKDGELAVKMLLGLPGRPTHELLVVRPGVAAESVEAHETRIAIVLFGLADDPVSASALLARSEPFAVLAPAIGRERDALLERARASHRELVLQVPMEPEDYPRANPGPGTLLVNMPAGRIGRLTRQYLQQAGDVTAVANLQGSFAAQDEPFMTAFYKELKREGVSFLHLSPPSRSVARTVAANLGVAYDEPDRILDDEARARTTKPLEHAWEGLLARVQDRHQAIVLLRASPTSVKWAGKALESGRADDVRIVPLSSVLHRMAKGE, from the coding sequence ATGTCAAAACGTCGCCCCGCCAGAAAAAAGACCGGCCGCGCCCCGCTGGTGCTCGGCCTGGTCACCGTGCTCGCCCTGCTGCTCTTCGGGGGCGGCGAGCTGTGGTCGTTCGTGCGTTCCGACACGGGTCGGTTCCTGATCTGGCGGCACCTGCATCTCGGGGACCGCGCGCACGCGATCCGCATCGTCGGCCGGCACGCGCGCGAGGGCCTGGCCGCCGCCGGCGTACCGGCGGCGCGCGTCCGGGAACTGGCCTCCTCCTCCACCGGCGGACCGCCCGTGCGCTGGCGGGTCGAACTGGAGCGCGGCGAGTCGCCGACCCAGGTCAACTTCGCGGTCACCGAGGCGGTCGAGAAGCTGGGCGCCGAAGTGCTTTCCGCGCGCGAGGAGCGCGGCAAGGACGGCGAACTCGCGGTGAAGATGCTGCTCGGGCTGCCCGGCCGGCCCACGCACGAGCTGCTCGTCGTGCGCCCGGGCGTCGCGGCCGAATCCGTCGAGGCCCACGAGACGCGGATCGCCATCGTGCTCTTCGGCCTCGCCGACGACCCGGTGTCCGCATCGGCGCTGCTCGCACGCAGCGAACCGTTCGCGGTCCTCGCGCCCGCGATCGGCCGCGAACGCGACGCCCTGCTCGAGCGGGCGCGCGCCTCGCACCGCGAGCTGGTGCTGCAGGTGCCGATGGAACCCGAGGACTACCCGCGCGCGAATCCCGGCCCGGGCACGCTGCTCGTCAACATGCCGGCGGGCCGGATCGGCAGGCTGACGCGCCAGTACCTGCAGCAGGCCGGCGACGTCACGGCGGTGGCGAACCTGCAGGGCTCCTTCGCCGCCCAGGACGAACCGTTCATGACCGCCTTCTACAAGGAGCTGAAGCGCGAGGGCGTCTCGTTCCTGCACCTCTCGCCGCCCTCGCGCTCGGTCGCGCGCACCGTCGCGGCCAATCTCGGTGTCGCCTACGACGAACCCGACAGGATCCTCGACGACGAGGCGCGAGCCCGGACGACGAAACCGCTGGAACACGCGTGGGAGGGGCTGCTGGCCCGCGTGCAGGACCGGCACCAGGCGATCGTGCTGCTGCGCGCGAGCCCGACGAGCGTGAAGTGGGCGGGCAAGGCCCTGGAATCGGGCCGGGCGGACGACGTGCGCATCGTGCCGCTCTCGAGCGTGCTCCACCGGATGGCGAAGGGCGAGTAG